GTGATCAGCTGCTCAGGGTGGAACAGCTGGCGGTAGGTCCCAGTGCGCACCTCatctatgaaaataaataatataagtTATATATTATAGGAGggtttgactgacagaaaaaaattaacGGAACAACTACAGTATATAGTTGTTCCATTACGCTGTTATATAATTTTTAATGAGCATTTACCGATGACAGTGGGCTCCAGGTCCACAAAAACAGCTCTGGGGACGTGCTTTCCAGCTCCAGTCTCACTGAAGAAGGTGTTGAAGGAATCATCTCCTCCTCCAATTGTCTTGTCACTTGGCATCTGTCCGTCCGGCTGGATCCCATGTTCCAGGCAGTAAAGCTCCCAGCAGGCATTTCCAATCTGGACACCAGCCTGACCAACGTGCACTGAGATACACTCACGCTGTGGAAATAAAGATAGGTCATTTAATtgtgtacatttattttgactGAAAGTGTCTTAAACAGTTCTTGTGCTATAACTAATGCAAAGCTGAAGGCGACTCATCACGTGTTGAAAACTGCTCTAGAGCTAATGCCAGATcaagaatgaggaaaaagacTCCTTTGTAAAGAACCAGATAGCAGAAAATCATGATTTAAGTCACACAGCACATGTTGCACAGTCATTTACACTGAATAGAAAACCctgtggagacagaaacaccaCATAGAGGCTGATTCAGACACATAATGTGCTTATGGAAGAAATAAGATCTTGTGTTGAGAGTAAATAATCTAAAAAGTTCTGtggtgaaatattttaaaaaccaaaacacaggGGTATCATCAGTTAAGTTTTTCATAGTATAGTAGAGGCCTACACAACGTCCAACATTAAAGATTAGACACATAAGCCCCCATAAAGCTTTTAGTGAATAGGTTTTGTTTGGAAAAACCTGTGGCTGCAGTTTCATAAAAGCCAGGCCTCTTTAAACAGGCGGTAAAACAAGAGGAATGTTTCAGGATGAAAGCACACAGACCTTCGCCAACTGGGTCAGTGAGCAGACAGGAAAAGCCGGTGTTAGaccgtatttggtgacccatcagattctgtgatgTGCCCTGATATTTTTgtaccctaaccatctcactcctcatgcctaaacccCAAACAACATCACCGACACTGCgggtcacagaatctgatgagTCAGCAAATACGGTGCATCACCAGAAACTGGTAGCCACGACAAGCTGGGTTGGGCCGTGCCCTGTCCGGTAACACTCAGATGtaccaacaacaaaaaaaaaagtttaaagttaCAGTTAAACGTCACATCAATGCAGGTTTGATGAGTCATCCTAAACCTAAACTTTTATTTCGGATTAAAGCTCAAAATGTGACACTTCACGCTGAAGCTGCTTCATTAGCCGAGTTAATAACGGTTAAATTATGCTGCTACGTGACGTCATACTTTAAAGCTTTAAATTTGATcaaattaataaacacttaagaTAGTAAGGTTAGTGATGATAAACTATCTTTTCATACGCACCATGATTCCTGGAGGAGTGAAGTGTGTTGGGAATCgggttaaaaaaagagagagagactaagGTTAGTTCTCACAGCGAAGCCTTTATGCGTCCTGTGTAAGAAGTAACTGAACTGATTCAGCTGGGAGGGGCTTTTTATACTTTCTGACCCGGGCGGGAAAGATCTGCTGGTTCCGATTGGCTGGTGCGGTCACGAGAGTCCCTTTTCTATTGGTTAAAACATAAACAGTCAAGTTCTTTGACATGCCACGAGCTTTACTCATGGATGTAGCTTCACTGGAAAAGTAGGGCAATCATACTGGGCCCGTAACCATGGTTACAGACTGACGGCAGGTTCCCTGCAGCGTCCCGGGAAGCTAATactatttaataataataataataataatgataaaataaataaacgataataataataataatacagtttgAACAGAAATTAGATTCccgttttgttttgtattgaatCAACTGAAAGCAATTCAAGAGTTTTTATTAATacaagctttttttccccttctttttGATAGTgacagacagtggtggaaaaaaaataaaaatacaaatacaacaaggtaaaaaatactcaacaagtaaaagtccttcaTTTGAAAAGCCTACTAAAGCACATTAGtggagctctctctctctctctctctctctctctctctctctctctctctctcccacacccacacccacacacacacacacacacacacacacacacacacacacacactagaagAAAAGGATAGACGTAACTGAGAGTAGTTCATCTTAACTACGCATGAAGGACACAATACATCATAACAATACGTATCAATTACATGTGATTGTTACTTACAACCCATCAAAAAtaagattataaaaaaattaaaaacccAATCTGTTTATTATGGATACAAATACGGTCAAATCGAAGAAAACTGTCACTCGGTCATCGCAGCATTAAGATTTCAATCTGCATTAAATTGCAAAAAgttgcatttttgtgtttggCAGTGATTTAATCATGAATCTACACTGTCCTCCAGCGGTCACAGTGCGTAACTACACAATTATCTCATTCGCTCAACTCAGAAAATCATCGGCTACAACCTCCCACCCATTGATCAGTTGCACTTCTCCAAGGCCGGGTGGTGTGCAGGCAAGATCACCTCTGACCCACCCCACCCTGGCCTGGACACAGACTCTTGAACTTCCATAAAAACCTCCACCAACAGACAACAGGAGCTTTTCTAGGAGCTGTAGCCCTACTAAATAACTAAACTGtcctgttatcaaactggacttttacatttcacatccctcttTTAATCCCTGGCTGCatttgtcactttcatatatttcaccAAACTGGAttttacattgtacattgcattcaacctccactgttgcAAAAAATTATTAGGCTATTTAttgcacatttcacatttaatgtTTGCACTTGTCACAATTTCTTGGTCCGTAGCGtagtccatatttccttttcacagtcaatatttcatttctagttttatatcccatttcaaaactattgtTATTCCATTCTGTGAATAGTTAATCTGTAAATCTTGTTCCTACCGTTGGATGTTTGAGCATCACTGAGCAGAATGATGTAGAGAGAGAGTcactggaaggctgttttcatattcatctgctggaagtggaaagtttctctgtgctcactgaaacatgttaattttttaattaatttgaaatatttaagatgttaaaaaatgaatgtgattaatgcattactgtctttcagaggctgtagcagGCTCAGTTTTAAAACTAGAGTAAAGATTCTAGTGtcatatgaaactagatgaCATAAAGCATCAATAGCACCAACCTTGTCATAGCTTGTAGGGAGCTAAATAATGCTCCAGAGTCAGGTAAAATTTTgaactctcactctctctgtgtcttccaTGTGTGAATCAGAATCTGTCCTTgctcttttttcatatttgctgCACTATTGAAATTCAACTGGCAACTGGAACataacattattattgtcaATTATCATTTAAAGTGCATACAAGAAATTGTTGCCTTCCAAGCTGATATCTGATTTTAATGGCTTTGATGGTTTTGAAATTCAGCTGCCACTTTAACTTATAGGCTGgggttttgttttatttctgttggtaCATATAAGAAATATCCTCattttgtggaaagattgtacttcagataaaagctgcaatttttattaaagaatatgcaaattaactgttattttcccaaaataaaaaataatctggcTTTATTttagatgacattaattacataactgaTAATGtcttgagaagaaataagttaacattttgctatgatggttgtttcctatagtagtttattcttggggtcCCCTAGGATGGCAAAGTTGTGGCCCACAATTCTCGCGAGATTTACACGCTAACCTTGACTTTAACTGTAACTCTAACCAACCaatccatggatgtattataagagctcttataatacatccatgaatTATTCATGCCTTAAACTAACCAACTCAACCATagaaggcaacgagtactagccaatcagagacagagtagggcgggtcgccatcctaggaaaaaaaaaattgacttgcCAAATTTACCTAAAGTTGTAGTTACGCACTGTGACCACCGGAGGGCGCTGAACATTTAACAACTGTTATTTCTGTAACTATCAAAACTTTAAACGTTTGTTTAAATGTCGGGACAGTGAGTGTTATTTTgacttattattttttatttatatttaccaCAGGTTATTACATTATTGACGTCGACAGATAATCTAAAACGAGAACGGAGCGGAACCGTTGCTCAACGTCGATGTTTCCTAGCGGACTGTCATTAGGAACACACGCAGAGAATATCGACGACGCTGTATTTTGACAgcgtatttttttttcttctcaccaGCAGCCTGAACAGAATTTGAACACAAACATGTCTATATTTACGCCAACAAATCAAATACGGCTGACTAATGTGGCGGTGGTGAGGATGAAGAAAGGAGGGAAGCGGTTTGAAATCGCCTGCTACAAGAATAAAGTTATGAGCTGGAGATCAGGAGCGTGAGTAACGTCAAATGTTAACACAACGTTTGAACTACTTTACGAAATAGTTATTAATACATCTTGTTTATTACCGGTTACAGTCAACGGACATTTACGGTTTGCTGTCTAATTAAATTCACCAGTTTGTCAGTTCGCCTTCAGCCAAATAttagtgaaaacaaacataacgTTACGTGTATCTGAATGTCTATTGTGTTTTCCTCCAGAGAGAAAGACCTGGATGAAGTTATGCAGACACATACAGTTTTCGTGAATGTGTCCAAAGGTCAGGTGGCTAAGAAAGATGACTTGTGCAAAGCTTTTGGGACAGATGATCTGACAGAAATCTGTAAACAGGTAAGAAACTACCTACATACAATATTCCCCTGCCTGCCTCTTATTCACATTATCCACCGTCACTTCCTGACTTTTTATCCTAACTCTCCTTTTAATTGttcttattttctcctctgcttcctATTTGTGGTACAGATTTTGGCCAAAGGAGAGCTCCAAGTGTCAGACAAGGAAAGGCAGAGTCAGCTGGAGACAATGTTCAGGGACATTGCGACTATTGTGGCAGACAAGTGTGTGAACCCAGAGACCAAGAGGCCGTACACAGTCAGTCTCATTGAGCGGGCGATGAAGGACATCCACTACTCTGTCAAGGCCAACAAGAGCACCAAGcagcaggtgaggaggagtcaTGTATCACTGTTATTAACAACACAAAGCAGCGTTTCACATCATAACGGAATTTATCTGAGCTGCTGACCCACTAAGactattattgtatttattattgcaTCCTTTCAAAAGTATGTGTGGAAATGCACCGAAAAGTGTTGGCGTTTCAACTGAAATGGTGCGTTTAGCTGTAATTGTGTATACTGGAAAAAACATTTCCCTAATTGGGAGGCTATTGTGTGAATGCAGTGATGTTTTGCTCTGAAAATGCAAccaatatttcagttttaaaactcaAATTATCCCCCAATATGACAGATATTCCCTTATTCAAATTGTGACTGAATCCTTTCTGTTGGTGACATGGTTTCATCTGAGTTTTTGAAAGAAAGAATTTGATCATGTACttcaaaatataattaaaaaaaagacatcaaaacGGCAGTTAAACGTTATCTTCTCGATTTCTGGAGTGACTGCTGTATGCTGTTACAGTTGTCAGACACATTTATTACAACATTTTTGTGATAggttttattattgttgaaGTGGTCAGGTTTTAGCAAAGGCAGCACAGAACTTGAGAAATGTGGCCACCTTCAGTACAGGGAGTGTTTATTCTCGTGTATGACCTTGACATATTGATCCATCCTGTTGTTTTCTCAGGCTCTGGAAGTGATCCGGCAGCTGAAAGAGACCATGGAGATCCAGAGAGCCCACATGAGACTGCGGTTGGTGCTGCCAGCCAAGGAGAGCAAGAGGCTGAAGGAGAAGCTGAAACCGCTCCTGCAGGTCGTTGAGAGTGAAGACTTTGACGAGGAGCTGGAAATGGTGAGGAGTGCGaagattattttatattcagtaacagtcaaaagtttggacaccttcccattcacttgaatgagaaagtgtgtctgtATATAGACATCTATAATGAAATGCTCCAGTGCtcctaaatgttttattttcaatttttaaagTTGTGGTTTTttgccctctttctctctcctcactctcaGGTGTGTCTGGTGGATCCTGGCTGCTACCGGGAGATTGATGAGCTGATCCGCTGCGAGACCAAAGGCCGAGGCTCCCTGGAAGTACTAAATCTGAAGGATGTGGAGGAGGGAGATGAGAAGCTATAGTAACCCAGCCAGTCCGGACTCTGCACCTTATCCACACTAACATGCTCTGCTGTGGCTCGCAACCTGCAAACTCATTAAAGAGACTATATTTAAGATCAAATTCAGCCATTCCCGTTTCCCAGTTTCTATGTTTAAAAAGATTAATCTCACTAACAAAAATCTGCaacatatttttacttttgcGCAGTATACATACTGGGAGGGAatgtattttgaaaatatgttaGGTCAGTAAATACTTCTGGCCTGATTTCAtctatttattcagtttttttttatgttggtaCCTCTGGACCATCAGCAGCTCCTCTGGACAGACATTCATTTCTGCCTTCCATCAGACTCTGTATGCCATGCAGTCATACTCAGTATCCAAATATTATGGATAATTACTTTAACTCaatgatttatattttgtcataatGAATGAGTTTGCTCTGTAGCAAATAAATATCTAACagtatattttcttttccttctatACACAGTCACTGAAAACATAGTTTCACAGAGTGCCTGAGGCTCATGATATTGCAGCTTTAAGACGTTCATTTTCAGCTCGATTATACCACTATTTATGAAAAGAGCTGCACAGAACACATCAAATTATATAGATATTGTACCACAATTCATATTCACATCGTACATAAAAGGTTATAAaacgttacagaaccagcatATCGCCTCAGTAACCTTTTTACAATTGAAACTTGAAAATGCAGAAGAGTTtcacaaagttttttttgtcattgaaacagagaaaaagtttAGCATTACGTGAGCTGTAGGCTGTGATACATCAAAAAATGATGGTGGAGTTTTTGTAGTAG
This is a stretch of genomic DNA from Thunnus albacares chromosome 6, fThuAlb1.1, whole genome shotgun sequence. It encodes these proteins:
- the sbds gene encoding ribosome maturation protein SBDS — its product is MSIFTPTNQIRLTNVAVVRMKKGGKRFEIACYKNKVMSWRSGAEKDLDEVMQTHTVFVNVSKGQVAKKDDLCKAFGTDDLTEICKQILAKGELQVSDKERQSQLETMFRDIATIVADKCVNPETKRPYTVSLIERAMKDIHYSVKANKSTKQQALEVIRQLKETMEIQRAHMRLRLVLPAKESKRLKEKLKPLLQVVESEDFDEELEMVCLVDPGCYREIDELIRCETKGRGSLEVLNLKDVEEGDEKL